One Sciurus carolinensis chromosome 10, mSciCar1.2, whole genome shotgun sequence genomic window carries:
- the Cpeb2 gene encoding cytoplasmic polyadenylation element-binding protein 2 isoform X7, with amino-acid sequence MLNARSYGRRRGRSSLFPIDDGLLDDGHSDQVGVLNSPTCYSAHQNGERIERFSRKVFVGGLPPDIDEDEITASFRRFGPLVVDWPHKAESKSYFPPKGYAFLLFQEESSVQALIDACIEEDGKLYLCVSSPTIKDKPVQIRPWNLSDSDFVMDGSQPLDPRKTIFVGGVPRPLRAVELAMIMDRLYGGVCYAGIDTDPELKYPKGAGRVAFSNQQSYIAAISARFVQLQHGDIDKRVEVKPYVLDDQMCDECQGARCGGKFAPFFCANVTCLQYYCEFCWANIHSRAGREFHKPLVKEGADRPRQIHFRWN; translated from the exons TGATGGCTTGCTGGATGATGGTCACAGTGATCAAGTTGGTGTTCTAAATTCACCCACATGTTATTCGGCTCATCAAAATGGAGAACGAATAGAACGCTTCTCTCGAAAAGTTTTTGTTGGTGGGCTTCCTCCAGATATTGATGAAG aTGAAATCACTGCTAGCTTCAGAAGATTTGGGCCTTTGGTAGTAGATTGGCCTCATAAAGCAGAAAGCAAATCCTATTTTCCACCAAAAG GCTACGCATTCCTTCTCTTTCAAGAAGAAAGCTCAGTTCAAGCACTCATTGATGCTTGTAttgaagaagatggaaagctctatTTGTGCGTTTCCAGCCCTACTATCAAGGACAAACCA gtTCAAATCCGTCCTTGGAATTTAAGTGATAGTGATTTTGTCATGGATGGTTCTCAACCTTTGGATCCCCGAAAAACAATTTTTGTTGGAGGTGTTCCTAGGCCATTAAGGGCTG TGGAACTTGCAATGATCATGGATCGGCTGTATGGTGGAGTTTGTTACGCAGGAATTGACACAGATCCAGAGCTAAAATACCCAAAAGGTGCTGGACGAGTTGCTTTTTCCAATCAGCAGAGCTATATTGCTGCCATTAGTGCTCGATTTGTTCAGCTTCAGCATGGTGATATTGATAAACGC GTGGAGGTAAAGCCATACGTGCTAGATGACCAGATGTGTGATGAATGCCAGGGTGCACGCTGTGGTGGAAAATTTGCTCCCTTTTTTTGTGCCAATGTCACTTGCCTGCAGTATTACTGTGAGTTTTGTTGGGCAAATATCCACTCTCGTGCAGGACGTGAGTTCCATAAGCCATTGGTGAAGGAAGGTGCTGATCGTCCACGTCAGATCCACTTCCGCTGGAACTAA